The proteins below are encoded in one region of Lactuca sativa cultivar Salinas chromosome 3, Lsat_Salinas_v11, whole genome shotgun sequence:
- the LOC128132849 gene encoding uncharacterized protein LOC128132849 has protein sequence MKDLKDWWVVVKTKPRVVYDLRQCVTEEDDDEDEEDQFFQESEATLPSTSSGVNEVEGPLSHVIEGEIEEVNDNDIEREEDEEVDDNLDDSSEDDIEDEDNICDDNSDDE, from the coding sequence ATGAAGGATTTGAAAGATTGGTGGGTTGTCGTCAAGACAAAACCAAGGGTTGTATACGATCTACGACAATGTGTtactgaagaagatgatgatgaggatgaagaGGACCAATTCTTTCAAGAAAGTGAAGCGACTTTACCTTCTACAAGTAGCGGCGTAAATGAGGTGGAAGGACCCCTTTCTCATGTAATTGAAGGAGAAATAGAAGAAGTTAATGACAATGACATTGAGagagaagaggatgaagaagttgaTGATAACTTAGATGATTCATCCGAAGATGATATTGAAGATGAAGACAACATATGTGATGATAATTCTGATGATGAGTAA
- the LOC122197311 gene encoding uncharacterized protein LOC122197311, which translates to MAPRGARGGGRCGSHIGGRDAGDRNASQSHNNAEIQPSFLVRGSNILEQILVIRAITCIMKTMFDGPWTSWKKVDKEHRDAMWEHFKTDVLARKVWEDCMKKRFPDVMRRAREESVKLAKAANVNASLEGDLNLLKDYHPNWIKKEYWEKMINEVWTTSKWKRLSQSWKNNRNKLEHGSVSKHTGGSISIRQHKKRMQAMLKRPPTGVELYARFHTKRYTQEYITPKAAKVKDAFESAMVAKFGDDTSCYPLLDNETWCDVSGGVKKGRIYGFGYVSDPTSFLEGTSSTITSQEMRGEMDAKAAEMEAKHQQMREEMDAKVAAIDAK; encoded by the exons ATGGCGCCACGAGGAGCTCGTGGTGGTGGTCGATGTGGTAGTCACATTGGTGGTCGTGATGCTGGAGATAGAAATGCATCTCAATCACACAATAATGCAGAAATTCAACCTTCTTTTTTAGTTAGAGGATCAAACATCTTGGAACAA ATTTTAGTGATCAGAGCCATCACATGTATAATGAAGACGATGTTTGACGGCCCATGGACCTCATGGAAGAAGGTTGACAAAGAACATCGTGATGCAATGTGGGAACACTTCAAG ACTGATGTTCTTGCTCGCAAGGTATGGGAAGACTGTATGAAGAAACGATTTCCTGACGTAATGCGAAGAGCACGTGAAGAATCTGTAAAACTTGCCAAAGCTGCAAATGTGAATGCCTCACTAGAAGGTGATTTAAATTTGCTAAAGGACTATCACCCAAATTGGATAAAAAAGGAGTATTGGGAAAAAATGATCAATGAAGTCTGGACCACATCCAAATGGAAACGTTTATCACAATCATGGAAAAATAACAGAAATAAATTAGAACATGGCTCTGTTTCCAAACATACCGGGGGGTCTATATCTATTCGTCAACATAAGAAAAGAATG CAAGCAATGCTTAAACGCCCTCCTACAGGAGTTGAACTTTATGCAAGGTTTCACACTAAACGGTATACTCAAGAGTACATTACACCAAAGGCAGCTAAAGTTAAG GACGCTTTTGAAAGTGCTATGGTGGCTAAGTTTGGTGATGATACTAGTTGCTACCCCCTCTTGGATAATGAAACATGGTGTGATGTTTCCGGAGGAGTCAAGAAAGGAAGAATATATGGATTCGGATATGTGTCTGATCCAACGAGCTTTTTGGAAGGAACATCTAGTACAATAACATCCCAAGAG ATGCGTGGCGAAATGGATGCTAAAGCTGCAGAAATGGAAGCTAAACATCAACAAATGCGTGAGGAAATGGATGCCAAAGTTGCAGCAATAGATGCCAAATAA